GTCTCATGAGGGGCTCCTCGTTAAACCAGGTAATCGCTTAGGGCTGTTTGCACGCACGGTGAATCGAGCAGCGAGCTGCTGTGGAAGAACCGCACGATGTTGGCCACCAGTGGGTGATGGCGATTGATCGGGAAGGCCACGCCGGACACCTCGCGCTGGAGTGCATCGCGGGCGGCATCGCTGATGCGCAAGGCGCCGATCAGACGCAGGTCGAAGGCTTGCTGGATGTCATTGGTCAGGTAATGACTGATGAACACCGGCAGAATCCGTGCGATGCATTGGCGGTCAGCGTCGCTTGCGGTGTGCCAGTAAATACGTACCAGCCGGGCCCAGAAGCCCGAATGGCGGCCTTCGTCGAGCAAGTGATCGGCCATCAGCCCCTTGATCGAATGCTTGACGCTGTCGTCCCTGGCGAACGCTGCGACATCGCACGTGACGGTGTTCTCGGCGATGGCGACGCAGATCAGTTCCACGGCCGCTCGTAAATGATCCGGTGCCAGGGCCATGGCCGCCGGAATCGCCCGGCTCAGTTCGATCTGGTCAGGCAGTTCGATGGGCTCGATGCCGGTCAGGGCAACGGTCTGTTGCATGAAATCCATCGCCACCAGCGCGTGATAATCCTCGTCGATCACCACGGTCATGGCGTCGTAGCGGCAGGCGAACGGGAAGGGCACGGGGAAGCGATTCTTGGCGATGCTGCGGGCGGTTTTATCGACGATCTCGGTCTCGAAAATCACCACGTCGTTGATGAATTTGTAGAGCGTCTGCACCAGCGCGAAATCCCGCTGTTCGGGGCATTCGCGCAGGAAGGTTTCGCTCAGCACCAGTTGCTGGCGGCTGAGCGGGTAGATCAGCTTGTCGTCGTTCTCCAGCATGCGGCGCGGGCGAGTGCGAATGGTCGCGCGGTTTTCCCAGGCATCGGCGAAGGATTGGTAGTCGACGGCGTTCATGCGTTCACCTCCGCCAGAGGCTCGTGCATGCTCAGGCGCAGGCCATCCCACAGGGCGATACGGCTTTCCACGGCGGCAAGGGCACTGGCATAGACGTCCCGTTCCTTTTGCGGGTCGCCATCCACCAGTCGCGCCAGCAGCTGTTCAGCGGCCGGGCCATGGTCTTCGGAGTCGACTTCGATATGGCGCTCCAGGTAATAGCGGAAGGTCGGCGCCTGTTCGATGCCAATGCCCCAATCGTCCAGAATGCGCTGGAACATCTGCGGAATGACGCTTTCGCGACCGTGCAGAAAGGCTGCCGCCACGCTGTGGCCGGGCGCGTGCAGCGCGGTGTGCAGGGTGTGGCGCACGAATTGCGCGGCGCACGGGTCGACGTCCACGCTGCGCAGCGCGACGTCATAGCTCACGCCTTCCTGTTGCAGGGCGACGAACCGCTCTACCACGACGGTGCTGGCGCCCACCTCGCGCATGGCATCGAGGTACAGCTCGAAATGGCTGTAATGACCCTGGGCGGGACGATCATCGGACTCTTCGCCAAGCACGATTTCGTTGATCAGTCGCGCCGCGCGTGGATCCCTCGGCGGCAGCCAGGGCAGTTGTACGCACGTGAGTTCCTGTTGCAGGCGCTTGGTCAGGGACATGAAGTCCCATACTGCAAATACATGGCACTCCATGAACCGTTGAAGTACCGCAAGAGAATGTATTTCAGAAAAGATGGGGTGCGAACTCAGTTCTGCCTTTTTCTGATCGAGCCGGTCTTTTATTGAATTCATGGCGAGCCTATAGGTCAGTGTTCTGTAATGGATTGGAATCAACAGGTAACAGTTGTATGAAGTTCTTTCTGGCGAGCGGGTACAACAAGCGTTGAACGATGTCACTGACATGCAGGTCAATGGCGTAGCGCTTGGTGGCCGGTGCTCTTGGGTGGCAGAGAAAAAATTAATACACGAATTAAGTGTCGGGCAAGTAATTTTTATACTAATTTCAAGTTCAACTTTTTAAGGTGCGAGATACCCCGATAAAACTTTTGTATGAAGTTTTATTTTGGCGTAGTTGCTCCCTCCGACTTATATAAGTAGAAATCGAATAAAGAGTGAATGCCTCACTCGAGCAACTTTCTAAGGATCATCGTTAGTGTGATCTGAGGGGGAAGATGGCCATGGCGCCAATACTTCCTTTTCCCGTGGCAAGACTCCTTCCGTAGGTTCTTGGGTAGGGTGGGCGACGCCGCTTGTGCGGTGTTTCGCCCGTTGTTATTGGTTGGCAATCCAAGACTGAGCGTAAATCAAGGCAGCCGCTATCGCTGACGTGTCCTGCCGTCAGCGCAGCGCTTGAACTCGAGGAAAAAAAGGGAGGTTACGCAGCTGCGCCAGACCTGATCGAGCTGAGGGAAGCGGCTCGATCAGGTCCGGTGCGGCGATTCGTTTCTAGGCTTTTCGACTTTTGGCTTCGGTGCTTTCGAGGTAGCGGGTAATGACCTCGACGCCGCGATTGAGGTGGTGCTCAAGCAGCTTCACCGTAGCTTCGATGTCGCGAGCTTGCGCCGCGTGCAGCAAGGCGCGGTGATCGTCCTGGGACAGTTTGCCCAGGCCCATGGCTTCCAGGTTGAACCGCAGGAAGCGTTCTTCTTCGTTCAGGCCCTCTTCGATCAGTTTCAACAACCGATGGTTGGGGGCCTTGCCGTAGAGCGACATGTGAAACAGACGGTTGAGTCGACCGATTTCGCTGTAGTCGTGCTCGGTTTCCAGTGCTTCGATGTACTGGGCGGCGTGCTCGAAATCCTCGGCAGTGAGCAGAGGGATCGACAGACGCAGCGCTTCTGACTCCAGCAAAATGCGCAGCGCATAGGTTTCGGCGGCATCGCCCTGAACCAGTGGCGCAACGACAGCGCCTTTATGGGCGACCACATTGAGCAGCGCCTGCGCTTCGAGCTGGCGCAGGGCTTCGCGCACGGGCATGCGACTCACCCCGAACAGATCGGCCAGGTCCTGCTGGCGAAGGGCGGTACCGCAGGGAATACGGCCGTCGAGGATGGCGGCGCGCAACGTCTGTTCGATGACGGAACGGGCCACGTGGGCGGGAATCGGGCCGTTGACCTTGATGCTGTGAAGAGGGTTGGGTTTTTGTGTCACTACAACGCACCCTGATGACTGAGAGATTGGATCCAAAATGAAACTAGTAACTGCCTGAGAAGTTGTCAAACGGGCAAATTAAACATCTTGTACATCAAGCTTAGCGCGGTCCTGCGATCTCACCGTGCCATTGTTCCTGTAACCGGCTAACCTTCACCTTCATCGAATCCACCTGCCTACATGGATGCCACGCATTGGCGGTACGTTTCGCGATCCCTCGGACTGTGCGCTGGCTATCCTGCGCGTTGCTGCTGGCCGGTGCCTTGGCGGGCGGTCTGCATGCCGACTGGGATTTCTCCCTGATCAGCCGCCGGGCGCAGGCATTGTACGGACCTTTGGGCGCAGGTCAGCAACGAATCGAATGCCTGGCAGAACCTGCTGGCGACGCAGAAGCAGCTCCCTGAGCTCGAGAAGCTCAAGGTCGTCAATCTGTTCTTCAACCGGCAACTGCGTTATCAGGAAGACATCGACTTGTGGCACACGGTCGATTACTGGGAAACGCCCATCGAAGCCTTGTGGAAAGGCGCCGGGGATTGCGAAGACTACGCCATCGCCAAGTATTTCAGCTTGCGTCATCTCGGCGTTTCCAGCGACAAGTTGCGCATCACCTACGTCAAGGCCCTGACCCAGAACCGCGCGCACATGGTGCTGACTTACTACGCCAGCCCCGACGCCATGCCGCTGGTGCTCGACAGCCTGATAGACGCGATCAAACCCGCCAGCCAACGAACCGACCTGCTGCCCGTCTACGCTTTTAATGCCGAGGGCGTGTGGTTGCCGGGGGACAAGGGCAACAAAAGAGTCAGCGACACCAAACGCCTGTCTCGCTGGCAGGACGTTCTGAAAAAAATGCAGGCCGAAGGATTTCCGGTCGAGACGACTAACTAGGAGCACGCTCTCAGATGTCTTTGTTCAAACAGCTGTTGATCGCAATCTGTCTGTTCCTGGTGGTCGCCTTCACCGGCAGCTTCATGGTCAGCCTCGAAAGCTCGCGCACCCAGTACGTCAACCAGTTGCGCTCCCATGCGCAGGACGCGGCAACGGCGCTGGCGCTGTCGTTGACGCCGAACATCGACGACCCGGCGATGGTCGAGCTGCTGGTCAGCTCGATTTTCGACAGCGGTTATTACGCGAGCATCCGCGTGGTCGATCTGGCGAACGACAAGACGCTGGTCGAACGCAGCGGCAGCCCGGCGGTGAGCAACGTGCCCGACTGGTTCGTCAAACTGATCGGCCTGGATCCGGCGGGGGGCGATGCGATCGTCAGTCGCGGCTGGGAGCAGGCAGCACGGGTCGAAGTGGTCAGCCATCCGATGTTCGCCATCGCCAAGCTGTGGCAGAGCGCCCTGGGCAGCCTCGGCTGGTTGCTGCTGTGCGGTGCGGTCAGTGCGGCGCTGGGCGCCTTGCTGCTGCGCCGGCAATTGAAGCCGCTGGATTACATGGTCCAGCAATCCCACGCCATTGCCCGTCGCGAATTCCTCAGCCTGCCGGACCTGCCACGCACCCCCGAGTTGCGTCGCGTAGTGCAGGCCATGAACCAGATGGTCGAAAAGCTCAAGGCGTTGTTCCAGGAGCAGGCCGAACGCAGTGAAAAATTGCGCGACGAGTCCTATCAGGATTCATTGACCGGGTTGGCCAACCGGCGTTACTTCGAGATGCAATTGAATGCGCGGGTGAGCAATCCCGAGAAGGCGAGCTCGGGTTACTTGATGCTGTTGCGGGTCAAGGACCTGGCCGGGCTGAATCAGCGCCTGGGTGGCCAGCACACCGACGAGTTGCTCAAGGCGGTCGGCCAGCAGCTGTTGCGTGAGTGCGCCCGTTATCCGGAGACGCTGAACATGGTGACGCGGGTCCGCGGTGGCGAATTCGCAGTGCTGGCGCCGGGGTTGATGCACGCCGAAGCGCTGCAACTGGCGCAACACCTGGACCTGGCCCTGACCAGTCTGCACGCGA
This DNA window, taken from Pseudomonas sp. MYb118, encodes the following:
- a CDS encoding diiron oxygenase — its product is MNAVDYQSFADAWENRATIRTRPRRMLENDDKLIYPLSRQQLVLSETFLRECPEQRDFALVQTLYKFINDVVIFETEIVDKTARSIAKNRFPVPFPFACRYDAMTVVIDEDYHALVAMDFMQQTVALTGIEPIELPDQIELSRAIPAAMALAPDHLRAAVELICVAIAENTVTCDVAAFARDDSVKHSIKGLMADHLLDEGRHSGFWARLVRIYWHTASDADRQCIARILPVFISHYLTNDIQQAFDLRLIGALRISDAARDALQREVSGVAFPINRHHPLVANIVRFFHSSSLLDSPCVQTALSDYLV
- a CDS encoding DUF3050 domain-containing protein; its protein translation is MNSIKDRLDQKKAELSSHPIFSEIHSLAVLQRFMECHVFAVWDFMSLTKRLQQELTCVQLPWLPPRDPRAARLINEIVLGEESDDRPAQGHYSHFELYLDAMREVGASTVVVERFVALQQEGVSYDVALRSVDVDPCAAQFVRHTLHTALHAPGHSVAAAFLHGRESVIPQMFQRILDDWGIGIEQAPTFRYYLERHIEVDSEDHGPAAEQLLARLVDGDPQKERDVYASALAAVESRIALWDGLRLSMHEPLAEVNA
- a CDS encoding GntR family transcriptional regulator, whose translation is MTQKPNPLHSIKVNGPIPAHVARSVIEQTLRAAILDGRIPCGTALRQQDLADLFGVSRMPVREALRQLEAQALLNVVAHKGAVVAPLVQGDAAETYALRILLESEALRLSIPLLTAEDFEHAAQYIEALETEHDYSEIGRLNRLFHMSLYGKAPNHRLLKLIEEGLNEEERFLRFNLEAMGLGKLSQDDHRALLHAAQARDIEATVKLLEHHLNRGVEVITRYLESTEAKSRKA
- the lapD gene encoding cyclic di-GMP receptor LapD; amino-acid sequence: MSLFKQLLIAICLFLVVAFTGSFMVSLESSRTQYVNQLRSHAQDAATALALSLTPNIDDPAMVELLVSSIFDSGYYASIRVVDLANDKTLVERSGSPAVSNVPDWFVKLIGLDPAGGDAIVSRGWEQAARVEVVSHPMFAIAKLWQSALGSLGWLLLCGAVSAALGALLLRRQLKPLDYMVQQSHAIARREFLSLPDLPRTPELRRVVQAMNQMVEKLKALFQEQAERSEKLRDESYQDSLTGLANRRYFEMQLNARVSNPEKASSGYLMLLRVKDLAGLNQRLGGQHTDELLKAVGQQLLRECARYPETLNMVTRVRGGEFAVLAPGLMHAEALQLAQHLDLALTSLHATGATDLAAVAYIGLAPFKFGDSPQAVLGLADQALAQAEGQGESRWVCLDHSAPSALADDHHAWHRLLDNALNQRRFELYFQPVVASQDTSLVLHYKVLSRLIDDQGQAIPAGRFLPWLERFGWAARLDRLMLEQVLEQMTGHQAALALNLSSATLTHPQALGKVFDILRAHSNLGPRLILEIGEEQLPEQARLEDLMRRLREIGFSLGLQHFGGRFSMIGNLARLGLAYLKIDGVYIRAIDQESDKRLFIEAIQRAAHSIDLPLIAERVETEGELAVIREMEIFGVQGQLVGEPKPWE